From the Xyrauchen texanus isolate HMW12.3.18 chromosome 37, RBS_HiC_50CHRs, whole genome shotgun sequence genome, one window contains:
- the LOC127630406 gene encoding olfactomedin-like protein 2A: protein MWIYASIFTYVLLLAKDAIAINKIFGETEPVRMTSEGSDCRCKCVMRPLSIEACARLRDGSLRVDDFYTVETVSSGSDCKCSCTAPPSSLNPCENEWRTEKLRKQAPELLKLHSMVDLLEGTLYSMDLMKVHAYMNKVVAQMNTLEETMKTNLTRENEFVRDSVVNLSNQLKRYENYSDIMVSIKKEISSLGLQLLQKDTASDNKAQGTEIKKSKEVVKPPNKKPPAAKPPPKQPKDKPVKPKKEAPAKPSKPAKPHPTTKSKSLGQTGVIRGITYYKASKVEDTESHSAGRGERENPAKTHAVHQSEDKRSSELVLEASEKISNVTPISTTNMTKLNAVTTTSTTQATTSDEALITNSTLSTPAPEISAVTDTAGLNAKEGKLNLEKTQLHKADKSLNCEGTIASVEMPEKHHSYGRNEGAWMKDPVAKDNKIFVTNYYYGNNLVEFRNLENFKQGRWSNLYKLPYNWIGTGHVVYNGAFYYNRAFTKNIIKYDLRMRYVAAWTLLHDAVYEDTTPWKWRGHSDIDFAVDESGLWVIYPALDYDYSQHEVIVISKLDPGDLSMKKETTWRTGLKRNSYGNCFIVCGVLYAIDVYNQKEGEVSYAYDTHTNTDAAPRLPFTNVYAFVTQVDYNPKEKVLYAWDNGHQLIYNVHFVGQ, encoded by the exons ATTTTTGGTGAGACTGAGCCGGTCAGGATGACTTCTGAGGGCTCAGACTGCCGCTGTAAGTGTGTGATGCGGCCGTTGAGCATTGAGGCATGTGCAAGGCTCCGTGACGGAAGCTTGCGTGTGGATGATTTTTACACCGTGGAGACGGTGAGCTCAGGCTCTGACTGTAAATGTTCCTGCACGGCTCCTCCCTCCTCACTGAACCCATGTGAGAACGAATGGAGAACAGAAAAACTGAGGAAACAAGCTCCTGAACTACTCAAG ctCCATTCTATGGTGGATCTGCTGGAAGGAACATTGTACAGTATGGATCTGATGAAGGTCCATGCTTACATGAACAAGGTCGTGGCTCAGATGAACACATTAGAAGAG ACCATGAAAACAAACCTCACTCGAGAGAATGAGTTTGTGAGGGACAGTGTTGTGAATCTGTCCAATCAGCTGAAGCGGTATGAGAACTACTCTGACATCATGGTCAGCATCAAGAAAGAGATATCCAGCCTGGGACTACAGCTATTGCAGAAAGACACAGCCTCTGATAATAAAGCACAG GGTACAGAGATTAAAAAGTCCAAGGAGGTTGTAAAACCACCCAACAAGAAACCCCCAGCTGCCAAACCTCCACCCAAACAGCCTAAAGACAAACCTGTCAAGCCCAAGAAAGAGGCCCCAGCCAAGCCATCTAAACCTGCAAAGCCACATCCCACCACCAAATCCAAGTCCTTGGGCCAGACTGGAGTCATCAGGGGCATCACCTACTACAAAGCGTCTAAGGTGGAGGACACTGAATCACATTCAGCGGGGAGAGGAGAGAGGG AAAACCCTGCCAAAACCCATGCTGTCCACCAAAGCGAGGACAAAAGGAGTTCAGAGCTTGTCTTGGaagcctctgaaaaaatttcgaATGTAACGCCAATATCAACCACCAATATGACCAAGCTCAATGCTGTGACAACAACAAGCACCACTCAAGCAACCACAAGTGATGAAGCGCTCATTACAAACTCCACCCTGTCCACACCAGCACCAGAGATATCAGCGGTCACAGATACGGCAGGACTGAATGCTAAAGAAGGAAAACTCAATTTAGAAAAGACACAATTACACAAAGCAG ATAAATCTCTTAACTGTGAAGGCACCATAGCATCAGTGGAGATGCCAGAGAAACATCACAGTTATGGACGGAATGAGGGAGCCTGGATGAAAGACCCAGTGGCCAAGGACAACAAGATCTTTGTGACAAACTACTACTATGGTAACAACCTGGTGGAGTTCCGCAACCTGGAGAATTTCAAACAAG GTCGCTGGAGCAACCTCTACAAGCTCCCCTACAACTGGATAGGAACTGGCCATGTGGTCTACAATGGTGCCTTCTATTACAACAGAGCTTTCACCAAAAACATCATCAAATACGACTTGCGAATGCGCTACGTGGCAGCCTGGACTCTTCTTCATGATGCCGTCTATGAAGACACTACGCCCTGGAAATGGCGAGGCCATTCTGATATCGATTTCGCTGTAGATGAGAGCGGCCTCTGGGTGATCTACCCAGCACTAGATTACGACTACTCGCAACACGAAGTCATCGTAATTAGCAAGCTGGATCCAGGTGATCTCTCCATGAAGAAGGAGACCACATGGAGGACTGGGCTGAAGCGCAACTCATATGGAAACTGCTTTATTGTGTGTGGAGTGCTATATGCCATTGACGTCTACAACCAGAAAGAGGGCGAGGTTTCGTATGCCTatgacacgcacacaaacacggaTGCTGCTCCTCGTTTGCCATTCACGAATGTGTATGCCTTTGTGACACAAGTGGACTATAATCCCAAAGAGAAGGTGCTATATGCCTGGGACAATGGCCATCAGcttatatacaatgtacacttCGTAGGCCAGTGA